A single window of Pseudomonas lijiangensis DNA harbors:
- the ispC gene encoding 1-deoxy-D-xylulose-5-phosphate reductoisomerase, which yields MKPQQITVLGATGSIGLSTLDVIARHPGRYQVFALTGFTRLKELLALCITHTPRFAVVPTQDVARKLQDDLAAAGLDTRVLVGEGGLCEVSAHPQVDAVMAAIVGAAGLRPTLAAVEAGKKVLLANKEALVMSGALFMQAVRQSGAVLLPIDSEHNAIFQCLPVDFSRGLSAVGVRRILLTASGGPFRKTPLAQLHDVTPEQACAHPVWSMGRKISVDSATMMNKGLELIEACWLFDARPDQVEVVIHPQSVIHSMVDYVDGSVLAQLGNPDMRTPIANALAWPQRMDSGVSPLDLFRIGQLDFEEPDEERFPCLRLARQAAQAGGSAPAMLNAANEVAVAAFLDRRIGYLEIAGMIEEVLNLEPAVAVEELDAVFAADAKARVLAGLWLERNGR from the coding sequence GTGAAGCCGCAACAGATTACCGTCCTGGGTGCTACCGGTTCGATTGGTCTCAGCACGCTGGATGTCATCGCTCGTCATCCGGGCCGGTATCAGGTTTTCGCCCTGACCGGCTTCACCCGCCTGAAAGAATTGCTGGCGTTGTGCATCACGCACACGCCGCGTTTTGCCGTGGTGCCTACCCAGGATGTCGCCCGCAAGTTGCAGGATGATCTTGCTGCTGCCGGGCTCGATACCCGGGTGCTGGTGGGGGAGGGCGGTCTGTGTGAAGTGTCCGCGCATCCTCAGGTCGATGCTGTCATGGCGGCCATTGTCGGTGCGGCTGGTCTGCGGCCGACACTGGCGGCCGTCGAGGCGGGCAAGAAAGTCCTGCTGGCCAACAAGGAAGCGCTGGTCATGTCCGGCGCCCTGTTCATGCAGGCCGTCCGGCAAAGCGGTGCGGTGCTGTTGCCTATCGACAGTGAGCACAATGCGATCTTTCAATGCCTGCCGGTGGACTTTTCCCGGGGGCTGAGTGCCGTGGGTGTCAGACGCATTCTCCTGACCGCGTCGGGCGGCCCGTTTCGCAAGACGCCTCTGGCGCAACTGCATGACGTGACGCCCGAGCAGGCCTGCGCGCATCCGGTGTGGTCCATGGGGCGCAAGATCTCCGTGGATTCGGCGACCATGATGAACAAGGGGCTTGAGCTGATCGAGGCCTGCTGGCTGTTCGATGCTCGCCCGGATCAGGTTGAGGTCGTCATTCATCCCCAGAGCGTGATCCACTCGATGGTGGATTACGTGGACGGTTCGGTATTGGCGCAGCTTGGCAATCCGGACATGCGTACCCCGATTGCCAATGCGCTGGCCTGGCCGCAGCGGATGGATTCCGGTGTTTCGCCGCTGGACCTGTTCCGTATCGGTCAGCTGGATTTCGAAGAGCCTGACGAGGAGCGTTTCCCGTGCCTGCGTCTGGCCCGGCAGGCAGCTCAGGCAGGAGGAAGTGCTCCGGCCATGCTCAATGCTGCCAATGAAGTGGCTGTCGCTGCATTTCTCGACAGGCGTATTGGCTATCTGGAAATCGCGGGTATGATCGAGGAAGTGCTGAATCTCGAGCCTGCCGTTGCGGTCGAAGAGCTCGATGCGGTATTTGCGGCCGATGCAAAGGCGCGTGTTCTGGCAGGGCTTTGGCTGGAACGAAACGGACGATAA
- the rseP gene encoding sigma E protease regulator RseP, with amino-acid sequence MSALYMIIGTLIALGVLVTFHEFGHFWVARRCGVKVLRFSVGFGTPLVRWHDRHGTEFVVAAIPLGGYVKMLDEREGDVPEHLADQSFNRKTVYQRIAIVIAGPAANFLLAIVFFWALAMLGSQQVRPVIGAVEVGSIAQQAGLNPGQEIVSVDGKATSGWSAVNLQLVRRLGESGTIAVKVRDQGSTVDTAHTLTLDNWLKGAEEPDPIRSLGIRPWRPALAPVLAELDPKGPAQAAGLKTGDLLLAVDGKPLNEWQQVVDWVRERPDARISLRIERDGAQLDVPLTLAARGEGKAATGYLGAGVKGVDWPPEMLREVSYGPLAAVAEGASRTWNMSVLTLDSLRKMLFGELSVKNLSGPITIAKVAGASAQSGIGDFLNFLAYLSISLGVLNLLPIPVLDGGHLLFYLIEWARGRPLSEKVQGWGVQIGISLVVGVMLLALVNDLGRL; translated from the coding sequence ATGAGCGCGCTATATATGATCATTGGCACCCTGATTGCTCTGGGTGTGCTGGTTACCTTTCACGAATTCGGTCACTTCTGGGTGGCCCGGCGTTGTGGCGTCAAGGTTCTCCGCTTTTCGGTGGGGTTCGGCACGCCACTGGTTCGCTGGCATGACCGCCACGGGACCGAGTTTGTCGTGGCGGCGATTCCTCTGGGCGGCTACGTCAAGATGCTCGATGAGCGCGAAGGCGATGTGCCTGAACATCTGGCTGATCAGTCGTTCAATCGCAAGACTGTGTATCAACGCATTGCCATCGTCATTGCCGGTCCTGCCGCCAACTTTCTGCTGGCCATCGTGTTCTTTTGGGCGCTGGCCATGCTGGGCAGCCAGCAGGTTCGTCCGGTCATTGGTGCAGTGGAGGTGGGCAGTATCGCTCAGCAGGCCGGTCTGAACCCTGGCCAGGAAATCGTTTCGGTAGACGGCAAGGCAACTTCGGGCTGGTCTGCCGTCAATCTTCAGCTGGTCCGTCGCCTTGGCGAGAGCGGCACCATTGCGGTCAAGGTTCGCGATCAGGGCTCGACGGTGGATACCGCACACACCCTGACGCTGGACAACTGGCTCAAGGGTGCCGAAGAGCCTGATCCGATCCGCTCCCTGGGTATTCGCCCATGGCGTCCGGCCCTGGCGCCGGTATTGGCTGAACTCGATCCCAAAGGCCCTGCCCAGGCGGCAGGTCTGAAAACTGGCGATCTGCTGCTGGCAGTCGATGGCAAGCCGCTCAACGAGTGGCAGCAGGTCGTCGACTGGGTCCGCGAGCGCCCGGATGCAAGAATTTCTCTGCGAATCGAACGTGACGGCGCGCAACTCGACGTTCCGCTGACCCTGGCGGCACGTGGCGAGGGCAAGGCTGCGACGGGTTACCTGGGTGCCGGTGTCAAAGGTGTCGACTGGCCGCCAGAGATGTTACGCGAGGTCAGCTATGGTCCTCTGGCCGCTGTGGCCGAGGGTGCCAGCCGCACCTGGAACATGAGCGTGCTGACACTGGATTCGCTCAGGAAAATGTTGTTCGGCGAGCTCTCGGTAAAAAACTTGAGTGGACCGATAACCATTGCTAAAGTGGCGGGCGCTTCAGCCCAGTCGGGCATTGGCGATTTCCTGAACTTCCTCGCTTATCTGAGCATAAGCCTGGGTGTTCTGAATCTATTGCCGATCCCCGTGCTTGATGGCGGGCATTTGCTGTTTTATCTGATCGAGTGGGCACGTGGTCGCCCCCTTTCGGAAAAGGTACAAGGTTGGGGAGTTCAGATCGGTATCAGTCTGGTGGTGGGCGTCATGTTGCTCGCGCTGGTCAACGATCTGGGACGACTGTAA
- the bamA gene encoding outer membrane protein assembly factor BamA has protein sequence MKRLLLTAVLAVLMIAEVHAESFTISDIRVNGLQRVSAGSVFGALPLNVGEQADDGRLVDATRALFKTGFFQDIQLGRDGNVLVITVVERPSVASIEIEGNKAISTEDLMKGLKQSGLAEGEIFQRATLEGVRNELQRQYVAQGRYSAEVAAEVVPQPRNRVGLKININEGTVAAIQHINVVGNSVFPDEDLIDLFELKTTNWLSFFKNDDKYAREKLSGDLERLRSYYLDRGYINMDIASTQVSITPDKKNVYITVNVNEGEKYSVKSVKLSGDLKVPEDQVKSLLLVQPGQVFSRKVMTTTSELITRRLGNEGYTFANVNGVPTPNDEDHTVDITFVVDPGKRAYVNRINFRGNTKSADEVLRREMRQMEGGWASTYLIDQSKTRLDRLGFFKEVNVETPAVPGTDDQVDVNYAVEEQASGSITASVGFAQSAGLILGGSISQNNFLGTGNRVSIGLTRSEYQSRYNFSYVDPYWTADGVSLGYSAFYRTTNYDELDVDVASYAVDSLGAGINLGYPISETSRLTYGLNVQQDKIKTGTYTVDEIFDFINKEGDSFLNFKGSVGWSESTLNKGVLATRGHSQSLVFETTLPGSDLSFYKLDYRAQYFHPITDNYTLRLHTELGYGDGYGSTSGLPFYENYYAGGFNSVRGFKDSTLGPRSTPSSGRNPGTAADPDQDPLPFGGNVLVQGGVEVMFPLPFIKDQRSLRTSVFWDVGNVFDSNCDSNRTLNGQRVECNNIDLSGMASSVGVGVTWITALGPLSFALAMPVKKPDNEAETQVFQFSLGQTF, from the coding sequence ATGAAACGTCTGCTGCTAACTGCGGTTCTTGCCGTACTGATGATCGCCGAAGTTCACGCCGAGTCCTTCACCATCTCCGATATCCGTGTCAACGGCCTGCAGCGGGTGTCCGCCGGTAGCGTCTTTGGTGCCTTGCCGCTCAACGTGGGCGAGCAGGCGGATGATGGTCGTCTGGTTGACGCTACTCGTGCGTTGTTCAAAACCGGTTTCTTTCAAGATATCCAGCTGGGACGTGATGGCAATGTTCTTGTCATTACCGTCGTCGAGCGTCCTTCCGTTGCGAGCATCGAAATCGAAGGCAACAAGGCGATTTCCACCGAAGACCTGATGAAAGGGCTGAAACAGTCCGGTCTGGCCGAAGGTGAGATCTTCCAGCGTGCGACTCTCGAAGGCGTGCGTAACGAGCTGCAACGTCAATACGTTGCCCAGGGCCGTTACTCCGCAGAAGTTGCTGCCGAGGTCGTTCCTCAGCCGCGCAACCGTGTCGGCCTGAAGATCAACATCAATGAAGGCACCGTTGCTGCCATTCAGCACATCAACGTGGTGGGCAACTCGGTTTTCCCGGATGAAGACCTGATCGACCTGTTCGAACTCAAGACCACCAACTGGCTCTCCTTCTTCAAGAACGACGACAAGTACGCCCGTGAAAAACTTTCCGGCGACCTCGAACGTCTGCGTTCCTACTACCTGGACCGCGGCTATATCAACATGGATATCGCCTCGACCCAGGTTTCGATCACGCCTGACAAGAAGAACGTGTACATCACGGTCAACGTCAACGAAGGCGAAAAATACAGCGTCAAGTCGGTCAAGCTCAGCGGCGACCTGAAAGTGCCTGAAGATCAGGTCAAGTCCCTGCTGCTGGTTCAACCGGGTCAGGTGTTCTCCCGCAAGGTCATGACCACGACTTCCGAGCTGATCACCCGTCGTCTGGGTAACGAAGGCTACACCTTCGCCAACGTCAACGGCGTACCGACTCCGAACGACGAAGACCATACCGTCGACATCACTTTCGTGGTCGATCCGGGCAAGCGTGCCTACGTGAACCGTATCAACTTCCGTGGCAACACCAAGTCTGCGGACGAAGTACTGCGTCGCGAAATGCGTCAGATGGAAGGCGGCTGGGCTTCGACCTACCTGATCGACCAGTCGAAAACCCGTCTGGACCGTCTGGGCTTCTTCAAGGAAGTGAACGTCGAAACGCCTGCCGTGCCTGGCACCGATGATCAGGTGGACGTCAACTACGCGGTTGAAGAGCAGGCTTCCGGTTCGATCACTGCCAGCGTCGGTTTCGCACAGAGCGCCGGTCTGATCCTCGGTGGCTCCATCAGCCAGAACAACTTCCTGGGTACAGGTAACCGTGTCAGCATCGGCCTGACCCGTAGCGAATACCAGAGCCGTTACAACTTCAGCTATGTCGATCCGTACTGGACCGCCGATGGTGTGAGCCTGGGCTACAGCGCCTTCTATCGTACGACCAACTACGACGAACTCGACGTCGACGTGGCGAGCTATGCGGTAGACAGCCTGGGCGCCGGTATCAACCTGGGCTACCCGATCAGCGAGACTTCGCGTCTGACCTACGGCCTGAACGTTCAGCAGGACAAGATCAAGACCGGTACCTACACCGTTGACGAGATCTTCGACTTCATCAACAAGGAAGGCGACAGCTTCCTGAACTTCAAGGGTTCCGTCGGCTGGTCCGAGTCCACACTGAACAAAGGTGTGCTGGCAACTCGTGGTCACTCCCAGAGCCTCGTGTTCGAAACCACTCTGCCGGGCAGCGACCTGTCGTTCTACAAGCTCGACTATCGCGCACAGTATTTCCACCCGATCACCGACAACTACACCCTGCGTCTGCATACCGAGCTGGGTTATGGCGACGGCTACGGTTCGACCTCGGGTCTGCCGTTCTATGAAAACTACTATGCCGGTGGCTTCAACTCGGTTCGTGGCTTCAAGGACAGCACCCTGGGTCCTCGCAGCACGCCAAGTTCCGGTCGCAACCCCGGTACGGCCGCTGACCCGGATCAGGATCCGCTGCCATTCGGTGGTAACGTATTGGTTCAGGGTGGTGTAGAGGTCATGTTCCCTCTGCCGTTCATCAAGGATCAGCGTTCTCTGCGTACTTCCGTGTTCTGGGACGTGGGTAACGTGTTTGACTCCAATTGCGATTCCAACAGGACGCTTAACGGTCAAAGGGTCGAGTGCAACAATATTGACCTTTCCGGCATGGCAAGTTCTGTCGGCGTTGGTGTCACCTGGATCACCGCTCTCGGTCCTCTGAGCTTCGCACTGGCCATGCCGGTCAAGAAGCCGGACAACGAAGCCGAAACTCAGGTTTTCCAATTCTCCCTGGGCCAGACCTTCTAA
- a CDS encoding OmpH family outer membrane protein, with translation MRKLTQLVMLATVLVAGPAFADMKIAVLNYQMALLESDAAKKYAVDAEKKFGPQLTKLKTLESSAKGIQDRLVSGGDKMAQPERERLELEFKQKARDFQFQSKELNEAKAVADREMLKQLKPKLDQAVEEVIKKGGFDLVFERGAVIDVKPQYDVTRQVIERMNQLK, from the coding sequence GTGCGTAAGTTGACTCAATTGGTAATGCTGGCAACCGTTCTCGTCGCAGGTCCTGCGTTTGCGGACATGAAAATCGCTGTCCTGAACTATCAGATGGCCCTGCTGGAATCCGATGCTGCCAAGAAATATGCCGTGGATGCCGAGAAGAAATTCGGTCCGCAACTGACCAAGCTCAAGACTCTGGAAAGCAGCGCCAAGGGCATCCAGGATCGTCTGGTAAGTGGTGGCGACAAGATGGCTCAGCCTGAGCGTGAGCGTCTGGAGCTTGAATTCAAGCAAAAGGCTCGTGACTTTCAGTTCCAGTCCAAGGAGCTGAACGAAGCCAAGGCCGTTGCTGACCGTGAAATGCTCAAGCAACTCAAGCCGAAGCTGGATCAGGCTGTGGAAGAAGTCATCAAGAAAGGTGGTTTCGACCTGGTGTTCGAGCGCGGTGCAGTGATTGATGTCAAACCTCAGTATGACGTCACTCGCCAAGTCATCGAGCGTATGAACCAGCTGAAGTAA
- the lpxD gene encoding UDP-3-O-(3-hydroxymyristoyl)glucosamine N-acyltransferase codes for MSTIIKLGQLAEYLGATLRGDQDKNITGLATLQEAGPDQLSFLANPQYRKFLVDARAAAVLLKPADAEGYAGDALLVPDPYLAYARISHLFDPKPKAAAGVHATALIAEDAQVDPAASIGAYAVIESGARIGANVTVGAHCFIGARCEIGEGGWLAPRVTLYHDVRIGKRVVIQSGAVLGGEGFGFANEKGVWQKIAQIGGVSIGDDVEIGVNTAIDRGALADTRIGNGVKLDNQIQIAHNVQIGDHTAMAACVGISGSTKIGKHCMLAGGVGLVGHIDICDGVFITGMTMVTHSITEPGSYSSGTAMQPAGEWRKSAARIRKLDDMARRLQKLEKIVETVTCNGNVSSDG; via the coding sequence ATGAGCACAATCATCAAACTCGGCCAATTGGCCGAGTACCTTGGCGCCACGCTACGTGGCGACCAGGACAAGAACATTACGGGGCTGGCCACTTTACAAGAGGCCGGCCCTGATCAGCTCAGCTTCCTGGCAAATCCACAGTACCGAAAGTTTCTCGTGGATGCCCGGGCTGCTGCGGTGCTGTTGAAGCCGGCAGACGCTGAAGGCTACGCGGGCGATGCACTGCTGGTGCCGGACCCGTATCTGGCCTATGCACGCATCTCCCACCTGTTCGACCCCAAGCCCAAGGCTGCTGCCGGTGTACACGCCACGGCCCTCATCGCTGAGGACGCCCAGGTAGACCCTGCTGCCAGTATCGGTGCCTATGCGGTGATCGAAAGCGGTGCGCGGATCGGCGCGAACGTGACTGTCGGCGCTCATTGCTTCATCGGTGCTCGTTGCGAGATCGGCGAGGGGGGCTGGCTTGCTCCTCGCGTGACGCTTTATCACGATGTTCGCATTGGCAAGCGTGTGGTCATTCAGTCGGGCGCAGTGCTGGGCGGTGAAGGCTTCGGCTTTGCCAACGAGAAAGGCGTCTGGCAGAAGATTGCCCAGATTGGCGGTGTCAGCATCGGTGATGACGTGGAAATCGGCGTCAATACGGCGATTGATCGTGGCGCACTGGCCGATACCCGGATCGGCAACGGCGTGAAGCTCGACAACCAGATCCAGATTGCCCACAACGTCCAGATCGGTGATCACACCGCAATGGCCGCTTGTGTCGGTATTTCGGGAAGTACGAAAATCGGCAAGCACTGCATGCTGGCTGGCGGTGTAGGTCTTGTGGGGCATATCGATATCTGTGATGGCGTATTCATCACCGGTATGACCATGGTTACTCACTCGATTACCGAGCCTGGCTCCTATTCTTCCGGTACGGCGATGCAGCCAGCCGGCGAGTGGCGCAAGAGTGCCGCGCGCATTCGCAAGCTCGACGACATGGCGCGTCGGCTGCAGAAGCTGGAAAAGATCGTCGAGACAGTGACCTGTAACGGTAATGTTTCATCTGATGGCTGA
- the fabZ gene encoding 3-hydroxyacyl-ACP dehydratase FabZ, translating into MMDIKEIREYLPHRYPFLLVDRVTELDIENKSIRAYKNVSVNEPFFNGHFPDHPIMPGVLIIEAMAQAAGILAFKLLDSKPADGTIYYFVGSDKLRFRQPVLPGDKLVLEAKFLSSKRQIWKFECQATVDGKPVCSAEIICAERKL; encoded by the coding sequence ATGATGGACATTAAAGAAATTCGCGAATACCTGCCTCATCGTTACCCGTTTCTGTTGGTAGATCGCGTGACAGAGCTGGATATCGAGAACAAAAGCATTCGCGCCTACAAGAATGTCAGCGTCAACGAGCCCTTTTTCAACGGCCACTTCCCTGATCATCCCATCATGCCTGGGGTCCTGATCATCGAGGCGATGGCTCAGGCTGCCGGTATTCTTGCCTTCAAACTGCTCGACTCCAAACCTGCCGACGGCACGATTTACTACTTCGTGGGTTCGGACAAGTTGCGCTTCCGCCAGCCGGTGCTTCCGGGCGACAAGCTGGTTCTGGAAGCGAAGTTTCTGAGCAGCAAGCGCCAGATCTGGAAATTCGAATGCCAGGCCACTGTCGACGGTAAGCCTGTATGCTCCGCAGAAATCATCTGTGCGGAACGCAAGCTATGA
- the lpxA gene encoding acyl-ACP--UDP-N-acetylglucosamine O-acyltransferase — MSLIDPRAIIDPTAVLADNVEVGPWSIIGAGVEIGEGTVVGPHVILKGPTRIGKYNRIYQFSSVGEDTPDLKYKGEDTRLVIGDHNVIREGVTIHRGTIQDRAETTLGDHNLIMAYAHIGHDSVIGNHCILVNNTALAGHVHVDDWAILSGFTLVHQFCHIGAHSFSGMGTAIGKDVPAFVTVFGNPAEARSMNFEGMRRRGFSEEAIHALRKAYKTVYRQGLTVDQAIAELAEPASLFPEVAIFLQSIQTSTRGITR; from the coding sequence ATGAGTTTGATTGACCCTCGCGCAATCATCGATCCGACGGCTGTACTGGCCGACAATGTTGAGGTCGGCCCCTGGTCGATCATCGGAGCCGGTGTGGAAATTGGCGAGGGTACGGTCGTTGGTCCGCATGTCATCCTCAAGGGGCCGACGCGGATCGGCAAATACAACCGCATCTACCAGTTCTCTTCGGTAGGTGAGGACACTCCCGATCTCAAGTACAAGGGCGAAGACACTCGCCTGGTGATTGGCGATCACAACGTGATTCGCGAAGGGGTGACGATTCACCGCGGGACCATTCAGGACCGCGCTGAAACCACTCTGGGTGACCATAACCTGATCATGGCCTACGCCCATATCGGGCATGACAGCGTCATCGGCAATCACTGTATTCTGGTCAACAACACGGCGCTGGCCGGCCACGTGCATGTGGACGACTGGGCGATCCTGTCCGGATTCACCCTGGTCCATCAGTTCTGCCATATCGGTGCTCACAGCTTTTCAGGCATGGGTACTGCGATCGGCAAGGATGTGCCTGCCTTTGTCACTGTGTTCGGCAACCCGGCCGAAGCCCGCAGCATGAACTTCGAGGGCATGCGCCGTCGTGGTTTCTCCGAAGAAGCCATTCATGCACTGCGCAAGGCCTACAAGACTGTCTATCGTCAGGGTCTGACCGTGGATCAGGCGATTGCCGAACTGGCTGAGCCTGCTTCGCTGTTTCCCGAAGTCGCGATCTTCCTCCAGTCAATCCAGACGTCGACCCGCGGTATCACCCGCTGA
- the lpxB gene encoding lipid-A-disaccharide synthase, which yields MAGSLRIALVAGEASGDILGSGLMRAIKARHPDVEFMGVGGPLMEAEGMVSSFPMERLSVMGLVEVLGRLRELLARRKLLVQTLIDEKPDVFIGIDAPDFTLNIELQLRRAGIKTVHYVSPSVWAWRQKRVLKIREGCDLMLTLLPFEARFYEEKGVPVRFVGHPLADTIPLESDRSAARAELGLGDGPVVALMPGSRGGEVGRLGSLFFDTAERLLAQRPDLRFVLPCASPQRRAQVEQLLQGRDLPVTLLDGRSHVALAACDTVLIASGTATLEALLYKRPMVVAYRLAPLTFWILKRLVKSPYVSLPNLLAQRLLVPELLQDDATPEALARTLLPLLDDGQAQTAGFDEIHRTLRRDASNQAADAVLSLLGHSPSL from the coding sequence ATGGCCGGCTCATTGCGCATCGCTCTGGTCGCTGGAGAGGCATCCGGCGATATTCTCGGTTCGGGACTGATGCGTGCCATCAAGGCACGCCATCCCGATGTAGAGTTCATGGGCGTCGGTGGCCCGTTGATGGAAGCTGAAGGCATGGTTTCCAGCTTCCCCATGGAGCGCCTGTCGGTCATGGGGCTGGTGGAAGTGCTGGGCCGCCTGCGAGAGTTGCTGGCGCGACGCAAGTTGCTGGTCCAGACGCTCATCGACGAAAAGCCCGATGTGTTCATCGGTATCGATGCACCTGACTTCACCCTCAATATCGAACTTCAACTGCGGCGTGCCGGGATCAAGACCGTGCATTACGTCAGCCCTTCGGTCTGGGCCTGGCGTCAGAAGCGTGTCCTGAAGATTCGCGAAGGCTGCGATCTGATGTTGACCCTGCTGCCGTTCGAAGCCCGTTTCTACGAAGAGAAGGGCGTGCCTGTACGTTTTGTCGGGCATCCGCTGGCCGATACCATTCCTCTTGAGTCCGACCGCTCTGCGGCGCGCGCCGAGCTTGGCCTGGGTGACGGGCCTGTGGTTGCGCTGATGCCCGGCAGCCGCGGTGGTGAGGTCGGTCGTCTGGGGAGCCTGTTTTTCGATACGGCCGAACGTCTTCTGGCACAGCGTCCCGATCTGCGCTTTGTCCTGCCTTGCGCCAGTCCTCAGCGTCGGGCTCAGGTTGAACAGCTGCTGCAAGGTCGTGATCTGCCGGTCACGCTGCTTGATGGCCGCTCCCATGTTGCGCTGGCCGCCTGCGATACGGTGTTGATCGCTTCCGGTACGGCCACCCTGGAAGCCCTGCTGTACAAGCGGCCCATGGTGGTTGCCTACCGTCTGGCTCCGCTGACTTTCTGGATCCTCAAGCGGCTGGTCAAGAGCCCCTACGTTTCCCTGCCGAACCTGCTGGCCCAGCGCCTGCTGGTGCCTGAACTGCTGCAGGATGACGCAACCCCCGAGGCGCTGGCCCGGACCTTGCTGCCGCTGCTCGATGACGGGCAGGCGCAGACGGCAGGTTTCGACGAGATTCATCGCACCCTGCGCCGTGACGCCTCCAATCAGGCTGCCGATGCGGTACTGAGCCTGCTTGGCCATTCGCCTTCACTGTGA